Within the Medicago truncatula cultivar Jemalong A17 chromosome 4, MtrunA17r5.0-ANR, whole genome shotgun sequence genome, the region ATGCATATGTTCATCGGCCGCCCAAATTTTGTTGTTAGGAAATTGAAGAAATTCAACTATATCATCTCTCCGATTATACATAATAACAAGATCTAAAAGTTCTTCTTTGTTAGCAAGCAACAGGACATCTCCATTTTCGGACAAACACAAAGGCAACAGCAGAAAATCAGGCACAATATCATAAAATTTTAGATGCACATAACTGACATTCACCAACCGAGTCCAAGATTCTTGAACTCCATACTCTCTCATTTCCCACAAAACAAAATGTGTTCTCATGTGATCATAATAAAGGCAGAGGCGACCCCTCAAAACAGCAAGAGCTGGTTCATCTTGGGGCACCTCACCAAAACCATCAGGCAGCAAAATATACTTACATTTCTCCTTCCGCAGATCAAGTGAAAAAACCACTAATTGTTGGATAGTAATATTTTCCCATTTATAATCATCACTGTTTAAGTTGTGAAGTGCTAACCAGTTAACACTACCATTCACGAATGGTCCATTGGAAGTTCGTAGTAGAATTGGAAAAGTAGGGCAATCGATAGTCTTTCTCCAACAACTATCACCCATACAATGAACTCTCCCCTCCATTTTATGTGTTGTGTGATCCCAAAAGACAGCTACCGCCTTGCATGACGTAAATAGAAAACATTAAACCGAGATTAAATGTGAGCACTTAAACTCAAGAATTGTATCACTTTTTCATAACACCAATGTgcaataactttttatttgtattttctattatgtgcccattttttttataagtccAATAATTCATTGAAAAGCTCAAGCAGGTGTACAAGTATAGCAACCAAGCAATAAACAACCAGATCCATCATTAACAAATACACAAAATCATCACTAAgacaacaaatattttaaacaataaaaacagACAAGTCAGCAACACTCCAGAATCAACAAGTATTTAGCTTATACACATGACTGACTACATAGTTTTATATTTGTATTAGTGTTTAGTCTCCATAGTTAATTATTGATTAGTTAGAGGAATTTTATTATGAAGTTACTAACTCCTTTTATTGacaacacatattaagaaatatgaCCTTTCCATGACTGATTATTTAACCAAGCCTTGAATTATTTGGGATTAAATTTGCAACTTTATATTAGATCAAACTGCACTTGTGCAATTAAGTACTCCATAAAGCTCATTCTGGTGTTTCGAAGAGAAATCCATAAGAACAAATGCAATTTCTGATGAATGTTATGTTGGGTTTAATATATTGATGAGGAATCATCGACCGTTTTTCTATGTTGTGCAACATGACTAGGAAATTTGAACTTCAAAGCCAAAGGGCTATCATGAATAATACTTCTGAGTGGTGGAAGCCTCACACAGAGAGGCACCAAAGCCTAAATTTATTGAGCGATCACAGACACGGTTTTTCTTCAAGGGACTGCAACAACAGTGAATAGCACTATCATTGGTACTGGAATTGTCGCACTCCTCAGCACCTTACAAGCTTTAGTCCAACAACTAGATAGTAGAGCTTCAAACCCATCTACATCTCAGGCATGTAACCTGATCAGTACCAGTATATTCAAAGACCAAAACAGATGAGTTGAAGGTCATTTCCTTCATGTTGCTTGCACTTCTAACATTGAGTCTCATACCCCATTGACATCAATGGTGGAAATAGCGGTTCGAACAAATTCTGCCACACAATAGTGCTATAGCCGTATTTGACAACACCTTTTACTAACTAAGGTATCGCTGAACAATggcaatttgttcaaattatgcTAAGCAAACTACCTTCCTCCGCTTCTCCCcctctttaaaaataaatcagttTTGCCAACACATCGAGCCCAATGTTCTGGCATAATATTTCCCTGCAAAGTTGTTACTAAGCTAATCTCTAAAACCTGATTCATTGTGTTTTTAATCTctacaatttaatatttaacatGAAAAAACTGAAGGTTGGTACTTCCATTCTCATAGAATCTATCATAATTcattatattatttgatttgttaatGTTATATACACTTATGCATCATTTTTTACGCAATAACAACCAATAAATGATTTCATTCATGACATGTAAATATTTGAACActgtcaattaatcataatcattagATCATAATCATAAcgttttttccttttaaataacagaaaattttaccaaaattaaaaatcaccAAGAAATTGCGCAAAATGATTACTAATTGAAATTTCACTGACCTTATATGTGTCATTCAAATCATCATAGCCGAATCCAAGCCGCGCCGTGCCATACAATCCAATATTCAAACTCGGCGCCTTTTTGGATCTTAACCGTAAACTAGGGTTCCAAAACTTGATAAAAAGTTCATATTTTCGATTTTCTAATGATTTCTCAACAGCCAAACAAACCAAGCCATTAGTAGAACCTACTATAAAATAAGAGTGATAATCAAAACAGCAACACTCTTCATCTGAGAAAGATGATTGTTCGAGTAATAAACTACGCACTGGGTATGGAGTTACGACCCAAG harbors:
- the LOC25491950 gene encoding F-box/kelch-repeat protein At3g23880 — protein: MTEKRKKRESSEEATSSPPILPSDLIMQILSWLPVKLLIRFTSVSKHWKSLILDPNFAKLHLQKSPKNTHMILTALDDEDDTWVVTPYPVRSLLLEQSSFSDEECCCFDYHSYFIVGSTNGLVCLAVEKSLENRKYELFIKFWNPSLRLRSKKAPSLNIGLYGTARLGFGYDDLNDTYKAVAVFWDHTTHKMEGRVHCMGDSCWRKTIDCPTFPILLRTSNGPFVNGSVNWLALHNLNSDDYKWENITIQQLVVFSLDLRKEKCKYILLPDGFGEVPQDEPALAVLRGRLCLYYDHMRTHFVLWEMREYGVQESWTRLVNVSYVHLKFYDIVPDFLLLPLCLSENGDVLLLANKEELLDLVIMYNRRDDIVEFLQFPNNKIWAADEHMHSLVLPHSHPH